One Calditrichia bacterium DNA window includes the following coding sequences:
- a CDS encoding NAD(P)-dependent alcohol dehydrogenase — protein sequence MKAIVYERYGPPEVLVSKNIDQPVVKDNEVLVKNLATTVTSGDYRLRSLDVPTGFKMITKLVFGFNRPRKPVLGMEFAGIVETVGKNVTSFNCGDRVFGTSNMGAYAEYLAIPEKEPIATLPKNMSFTEAVAVPFGALSSLVYLRDFGKIKAGDKVLVNGASGGLGTYAVQLAKYYGATVTGVCSTANVALVKSLGADAVIDYTKEDFSTNGETYDIIFDTVGKITFAGCKASLTSNGRFLLAVAGLPDYLKVLRTAIFSRQKAVAGVAVFKKKDLIFVKELIEAGRIKAVVDRQYPIADIVAAHRYVDKGHKKGSVVITIAEPPK from the coding sequence ATGAAAGCGATTGTTTATGAGCGTTACGGACCGCCGGAAGTGCTGGTATCAAAAAATATCGATCAGCCGGTAGTGAAAGATAACGAAGTGTTGGTAAAAAATCTTGCAACAACTGTTACTTCGGGTGATTATCGGTTGAGGAGTCTGGATGTCCCGACCGGTTTCAAAATGATCACTAAACTGGTGTTTGGTTTCAACAGACCCAGAAAACCTGTTTTGGGGATGGAGTTTGCAGGGATTGTTGAAACGGTTGGCAAAAATGTAACATCATTCAACTGCGGTGACCGCGTATTTGGCACCAGCAATATGGGCGCTTATGCCGAATATCTCGCAATACCGGAAAAAGAACCGATCGCAACGCTGCCGAAAAATATGTCCTTTACAGAAGCGGTTGCCGTTCCGTTTGGGGCATTGTCATCATTGGTTTATTTGAGAGATTTCGGAAAAATTAAAGCGGGAGATAAAGTGCTGGTCAATGGCGCTTCCGGTGGATTGGGCACTTATGCGGTTCAGCTTGCCAAATATTATGGTGCAACCGTTACCGGCGTATGCAGTACTGCCAATGTCGCATTGGTGAAGTCGCTGGGTGCGGATGCCGTAATCGATTACACCAAAGAAGATTTTTCAACGAACGGCGAAACGTATGACATTATTTTTGATACCGTCGGAAAAATAACATTTGCGGGATGCAAGGCGTCTTTAACCTCAAACGGACGCTTTTTGCTGGCTGTTGCGGGTTTGCCGGACTACCTGAAGGTTCTCCGAACGGCAATTTTCAGCCGCCAAAAAGCGGTTGCAGGTGTTGCTGTTTTCAAAAAGAAAGACTTGATATTTGTTAAAGAATTGATTGAAGCTGGAAGAATAAAAGCAGTCGTTGACCGGCAATACCCGATAGCGGATATTGTTGCAGCGCACCGATATGTTGATAAAGGGCATAAAAAGGGTAGTGTTGTCATCACAATAGCGGAACCTCCAAAATAG
- a CDS encoding zinc-ribbon domain-containing protein, with amino-acid sequence MLLKIDCQNPDCGTTYQIESAKIPLHGGKLTCRKCQQKINIPPRGELEKATETPVASPVVSHQPAATQPKQLPTLPRLEAQKPVAPIVQKPDTKPAATAVAAAHTNGKSPATSKIPTFLVELRQVVEGLQSEVAEIRSLINNLDTNEQIAALRADIAALVESFADLSSSTGTAIPKDPDDDNDTDNETDDLPIEIDETNLAIFAGWFSEHNFLLKDVRIPQDVDGIYDRLAIELGEKFDVLSGVYEVIKRYVNSGNYFHYQLQEYKPEDISVIVNYCCKLTRYAFLRSKYKSSNPYNRRNRTIAAAPQRNGKVVNFFTGGWLERFVYRQICNLMEIVKVPYHAVVNPQISSENGDANELDILFLVNKQPLWIECKTNNYQDHIQKYADLRRRMNIPRDQAMLVVLGLDEKLAADLTDIWGLTVLNEKNFMEHIARVLRVLSGKISEGTATDDDTDAEG; translated from the coding sequence ATGTTACTGAAGATTGACTGTCAAAATCCCGATTGCGGAACGACCTATCAAATTGAATCAGCCAAAATCCCGTTGCACGGCGGAAAACTTACCTGCCGTAAGTGCCAGCAAAAGATAAACATACCGCCACGAGGCGAATTGGAAAAAGCCACGGAAACCCCTGTGGCAAGCCCTGTCGTATCACACCAACCGGCGGCAACCCAGCCGAAACAATTGCCCACCTTACCCCGTTTGGAAGCGCAAAAACCGGTTGCACCAATCGTTCAAAAACCCGATACAAAACCTGCTGCAACCGCAGTTGCTGCGGCGCATACCAACGGCAAATCTCCGGCAACCAGTAAAATTCCCACTTTTTTGGTGGAGTTGCGTCAGGTGGTTGAGGGGTTACAATCGGAGGTTGCGGAAATCCGTTCGCTGATCAACAATCTGGATACCAATGAACAAATCGCCGCGTTACGCGCCGATATTGCGGCACTTGTGGAATCTTTTGCCGATTTGAGCAGCAGCACCGGCACCGCAATTCCAAAAGATCCGGATGATGATAACGATACGGATAACGAAACCGACGATCTACCAATTGAGATTGATGAAACCAATCTCGCTATTTTTGCCGGGTGGTTTAGTGAACACAACTTTTTGCTAAAGGATGTGCGTATCCCACAAGATGTGGATGGTATTTACGACCGGCTGGCAATTGAACTGGGCGAAAAGTTTGACGTGCTATCCGGCGTTTACGAGGTGATCAAACGATATGTCAATTCCGGCAATTATTTTCATTACCAATTGCAGGAATATAAACCGGAAGATATTTCCGTAATTGTGAATTATTGCTGCAAACTAACGCGATACGCCTTTTTACGATCCAAATACAAATCGTCGAATCCGTATAACCGGCGCAACCGAACCATTGCCGCTGCGCCGCAGCGGAACGGCAAAGTCGTCAATTTTTTCACCGGCGGTTGGCTGGAACGGTTTGTTTATCGCCAGATCTGTAATTTAATGGAAATCGTAAAAGTGCCGTATCATGCGGTTGTCAATCCCCAAATATCCTCAGAAAACGGCGATGCCAACGAGTTGGACATTCTTTTTCTGGTGAACAAGCAACCGTTATGGATTGAATGCAAAACCAATAATTATCAGGATCACATCCAGAAATATGCGGATTTGCGCAGACGGATGAACATCCCGCGCGATCAGGCAATGCTGGTGGTGTTGGGGTTGGACGAAAAACTGGCGGCGGATCTCACTGATATTTGGGGATTAACGGTGCTGAACGAAAAGAATTTTATGGAGCATATTGCCCGGGTGCTGCGGGTGTTGTCCGGTAAAATTTCTGAAGGAACGGCGACGGATGACGATACGGATGCGGAAGGGTAA
- a CDS encoding ABC transporter substrate-binding protein, whose product MSFKDLRLTVHTILAVMFLVMPLVFCGCSPQKSDQKSYKIAIVSGIETFEQIIQGFTDGMADHGYIESENVFYNFLRVNPKKPEDEVKIRQIIADSVDLILTFPTETTLWVKKLTRETNIPIVFVMAGIEGNDLVETIPHPGGNITGVRYPGPDISVMRLELLRELAPSVKRVWIACDSNYPPNKVAIEMLHRSVAQTDIQLEEVQINGIADIQADLDKRRAAKDVGFDAILMMPDHYSLSLVGWSMITAFAEEFKIPIIGNGNGYYREKTVLGFTPDLSEMGKQAVLLADKILHGSPAGALMVVTPISRLKINYKLAQQYGLKVSEGLISRADEIIR is encoded by the coding sequence ATGAGTTTTAAAGACCTCCGTTTAACCGTGCATACAATATTAGCTGTTATGTTTCTGGTGATGCCATTGGTTTTCTGCGGGTGCAGCCCGCAAAAATCGGATCAAAAAAGCTACAAAATTGCCATCGTTTCTGGAATAGAAACATTTGAGCAAATCATCCAGGGATTCACGGATGGCATGGCCGACCACGGCTACATCGAAAGTGAAAATGTTTTTTACAATTTTCTTCGCGTTAATCCCAAAAAACCGGAAGATGAGGTGAAAATCCGGCAAATAATAGCAGATAGCGTAGACCTGATTTTAACCTTTCCCACCGAAACCACCCTTTGGGTAAAAAAATTGACCCGCGAAACCAATATTCCCATCGTTTTTGTGATGGCGGGAATCGAAGGTAACGATCTGGTAGAAACCATTCCTCATCCCGGTGGAAATATTACCGGCGTTCGCTATCCCGGACCGGATATTTCGGTAATGCGGCTGGAATTGCTGCGCGAACTGGCGCCGTCCGTTAAACGTGTTTGGATTGCATGCGATTCAAATTATCCACCAAATAAAGTCGCCATCGAAATGTTGCATCGTTCCGTTGCTCAAACGGATATCCAATTGGAAGAAGTGCAAATAAACGGAATCGCCGATATTCAGGCGGATTTGGACAAACGTCGTGCTGCAAAAGATGTCGGTTTCGATGCTATTTTAATGATGCCAGATCATTATTCCCTTTCCCTTGTTGGTTGGTCGATGATTACAGCTTTTGCAGAGGAGTTCAAAATCCCGATAATCGGGAACGGAAACGGGTATTATAGAGAAAAAACCGTTCTCGGCTTTACGCCCGATCTATCCGAAATGGGAAAACAAGCTGTGCTGTTAGCAGATAAAATTCTACATGGCTCACCTGCAGGTGCGCTAATGGTTGTAACACCCATTTCCCGGCTGAAGATCAATTACAAATTGGCGCAACAGTATGGGCTGAAAGTTTCCGAAGGGCTGATCAGTCGTGCCGATGAAATCATCCGGTAA
- a CDS encoding ABC transporter substrate-binding protein — translation MKNSLLVNNIRKLTVVAVFFTQIFLSGCAEKTLEVTTKHVGILCGLEYMSATADSFIDELAELGFVEGENIVFDFQRTNFDIANYQQILKQFVADSVDLIFVFPTEATQEAKKITEGTGIPVVFAVANIEGTELVDNVRNPGGNVTGIRYPGPDIAIKRFEIMMELLPNTKRICIPYQRDYPIVASQLNALKPVAEKADVSIFEIPAADAAEIEQNFNQLSQNRFDAILFLAEPLTVVPEAFRAIGKYASKNKIPVVGTSVLVENYTTLFGVNIDPVATGKQAARLAEKILNGKSVGSIPVLSSESYIQLNYKAATEMGITVPEGLLSRSDEIIR, via the coding sequence ATGAAAAATAGTTTGTTAGTAAACAATATCCGTAAGTTGACCGTTGTTGCGGTGTTTTTTACCCAAATATTTTTGAGCGGATGTGCCGAAAAAACATTGGAAGTAACCACAAAGCATGTGGGCATTCTTTGCGGATTGGAATATATGTCTGCTACAGCTGATAGTTTTATAGATGAATTGGCGGAATTGGGGTTTGTTGAGGGAGAAAACATCGTTTTTGATTTTCAGAGAACCAATTTCGACATCGCGAATTATCAACAGATTTTGAAGCAATTTGTTGCAGATTCGGTGGATCTGATTTTTGTTTTCCCAACGGAAGCCACGCAAGAAGCTAAAAAAATTACCGAAGGAACCGGAATTCCGGTGGTTTTTGCGGTGGCGAACATTGAGGGAACGGAATTGGTGGACAATGTGCGCAATCCGGGCGGAAATGTTACCGGCATTCGCTATCCGGGACCGGATATCGCTATCAAACGTTTCGAAATAATGATGGAGCTGTTGCCGAATACAAAGCGGATTTGTATACCATATCAGCGCGATTATCCGATAGTTGCCAGTCAACTGAACGCGTTAAAGCCAGTCGCAGAAAAAGCGGATGTATCAATTTTTGAAATACCGGCTGCCGATGCCGCTGAAATTGAACAAAACTTCAATCAATTATCCCAAAACCGCTTCGATGCCATCTTGTTTCTGGCAGAGCCGCTAACCGTGGTGCCGGAGGCGTTCCGGGCTATTGGTAAATATGCGTCGAAAAACAAAATACCTGTAGTCGGTACAAGCGTGTTGGTCGAAAATTACACCACATTGTTTGGTGTAAATATTGATCCCGTAGCTACCGGTAAACAGGCGGCTCGATTGGCAGAGAAAATATTAAATGGCAAATCAGTCGGCTCGATACCGGTGCTTTCCTCCGAAAGCTATATCCAATTAAATTACAAAGCAGCAACGGAAATGGGGATCACTGTTCCCGAAGGTCTATTGAGCAGATCCGATGAAATCATCAGATAA
- a CDS encoding glycoside hydrolase family 127 protein, whose protein sequence is MIRSTKCVLFAIAILSTFWGCESTKKRDFPIQSVALNDVTILPGFWGDRLASNRNVTIPHAFSQCESHGLIDNFAIAAGLKTGEQGGVYPFDDTDVYKTIEGASYWLTQSDDPELDAYVDSLIGLIGSAQEPDGYIYTALKNKPDWLTRRSGDKRWANLAFGHELYNFGHLYEAAAAHFWATGKRNFLDIAIKNADLVVRTFGPNGIQHPPGHQEIEIGLAKLYRITGEQKYLDLAKYFLDQRGVFANDRKSMGEYAQDHQPVLAQEEAVGHAVRQAYMNMAMLEIAALTGDSRYLETSLKLWNNVVQKKFYITGGLGAVGFGERFGRAYELPNFSAYQETCTAIANVMWNFRLFQSTGDGQFLDVLEKSLYNTLLAGVSLHGDHFFYPNVLASKGYHERFEWMVCNCCITNMSRFMPALGQYVYGTNGNSVFVNLFVNSAATLPVGEASLKISQHSDYPFDGKVQITIESAPTAPMALHIRIPGWAQNVALPGGLYQFSKNDSLPVTLALNGELIDTKLDNGFAVIERQWSGGEVLELNLPMPVRSVQASEQLTENAGKMALQRGPLIYCLEGVDQPDDKVLDKLLPENATFSVERRDDLPGDVTAIRFTGQLATMAADGKLDASQPVDLTAIPYFAWAHRGMSEMAVWLPEKPEKTFPKGAPSLAQQAKIVVEGDASGIAALNDARQPASSRDARNGYFAWAERRDTLRVVYEFDTPRAFSASQIYWFVDVATNYQVPEKWRVQLLVEGEWHTAFNPYTVWENAPDQFNKVIYETVTADAARLEVFPKTGANAAILEWKID, encoded by the coding sequence ATGATTCGCTCGACCAAATGTGTTCTTTTCGCAATTGCAATATTATCAACGTTTTGGGGCTGTGAATCCACCAAAAAACGGGATTTTCCGATACAATCCGTAGCGTTGAATGACGTAACAATTTTGCCCGGGTTTTGGGGCGACAGGCTGGCGAGCAACCGGAACGTGACCATTCCGCATGCGTTTTCGCAATGCGAATCGCACGGGCTGATCGACAACTTTGCGATAGCGGCGGGACTGAAAACCGGCGAGCAGGGCGGCGTTTATCCGTTCGATGATACCGATGTGTATAAAACCATCGAGGGTGCAAGCTACTGGCTGACGCAATCCGATGACCCGGAACTGGATGCATATGTCGATTCGTTGATCGGGCTGATCGGCTCGGCGCAGGAACCGGACGGATATATTTACACCGCACTCAAAAATAAACCCGATTGGCTGACGCGCCGTTCCGGCGATAAGCGTTGGGCAAATCTCGCGTTTGGGCATGAGTTGTACAATTTCGGGCATTTGTACGAAGCCGCAGCCGCGCATTTTTGGGCAACCGGAAAACGCAATTTTCTGGATATCGCCATCAAAAATGCGGATTTGGTGGTGAGAACATTCGGTCCCAACGGCATCCAGCATCCGCCGGGACATCAGGAAATTGAAATTGGGCTGGCGAAATTGTATCGCATTACCGGGGAACAAAAATATCTCGATCTCGCCAAATATTTTCTCGATCAGCGGGGCGTTTTTGCCAACGATCGCAAATCGATGGGCGAATATGCACAGGATCACCAACCGGTGTTGGCGCAGGAAGAAGCGGTCGGACACGCCGTTCGGCAGGCATATATGAACATGGCGATGCTGGAAATTGCCGCACTTACCGGTGATTCTCGTTATCTGGAAACAAGCCTTAAATTATGGAATAATGTGGTTCAAAAAAAATTTTATATCACCGGCGGGCTCGGCGCGGTGGGCTTTGGCGAACGTTTCGGGCGGGCGTACGAGCTGCCGAATTTCAGCGCGTATCAGGAAACCTGCACGGCAATCGCCAACGTGATGTGGAATTTCCGGCTGTTCCAATCCACCGGCGATGGGCAATTTCTCGATGTGCTGGAAAAATCGCTGTATAACACGCTGCTGGCGGGCGTTTCGCTGCACGGCGATCACTTTTTTTATCCGAACGTGCTGGCCAGCAAAGGCTATCACGAACGCTTTGAGTGGATGGTTTGCAACTGTTGCATCACCAATATGAGCCGGTTTATGCCGGCGTTGGGGCAATATGTTTACGGCACAAACGGCAATTCTGTATTTGTGAATTTGTTTGTGAACAGCGCGGCAACACTTCCGGTTGGCGAAGCATCACTGAAAATTAGTCAACACAGCGATTATCCGTTCGACGGAAAAGTGCAGATTACTATTGAGAGTGCACCGACTGCGCCGATGGCGCTGCACATCCGCATTCCCGGCTGGGCGCAAAATGTAGCGTTGCCGGGTGGATTGTATCAATTTTCGAAAAACGATTCATTGCCGGTCACGCTGGCACTGAACGGCGAGTTGATCGATACGAAACTGGACAACGGTTTTGCGGTGATCGAGCGGCAGTGGAGCGGGGGAGAGGTGCTGGAATTGAATCTGCCGATGCCCGTTCGCAGCGTGCAGGCGAGTGAACAATTGACCGAAAACGCCGGGAAAATGGCGTTGCAGCGCGGTCCGCTCATTTATTGTCTGGAAGGTGTTGATCAGCCGGACGACAAAGTGCTGGACAAGTTGTTGCCGGAAAATGCCACATTCTCCGTTGAGCGACGGGACGATTTGCCCGGCGATGTGACCGCCATCCGCTTCACCGGACAACTTGCAACAATGGCAGCAGATGGCAAGCTGGATGCCTCGCAACCGGTTGATTTAACGGCAATTCCTTACTTTGCGTGGGCACATCGCGGGATGAGCGAAATGGCCGTTTGGCTGCCGGAGAAGCCGGAAAAAACATTCCCAAAAGGTGCGCCGTCACTGGCGCAGCAGGCGAAAATCGTCGTCGAAGGCGATGCCAGCGGTATTGCGGCGTTGAATGATGCGCGTCAACCCGCCAGTTCCCGCGACGCCAGAAACGGTTATTTTGCATGGGCTGAACGCCGCGATACGTTGCGCGTAGTATATGAATTTGACACGCCGCGAGCTTTTTCCGCATCGCAAATTTATTGGTTTGTAGATGTCGCAACCAATTATCAGGTGCCGGAAAAATGGCGGGTGCAACTGCTCGTGGAAGGGGAGTGGCACACCGCTTTTAATCCATACACTGTTTGGGAAAACGCGCCGGATCAGTTCAATAAAGTGATTTACGAAACCGTGACAGCGGATGCCGCAAGACTGGAGGTGTTCCCGAAAACCGGTGCAAATGCTGCAATTTTGGAGTGGAAAATTGATTGA
- a CDS encoding response regulator: MKSRSLTVTLAIAFLGLSLIVLFVSIVSDIFFSLKTQNIAIADKQQRIAQNASFIVKSFVQDKLNLLDATVSLTNLSANEQSEKKLILERLLGKEHSFHSITLSDPQGNEIIGVSRQSKMVPIKITEELSSIQMRLRLGKPFVGQVHIDEITCEPMLLVGVAVIDIFGDFTGMLIAETNLKFMWDLVGNIQVGTDGVAFVVDRAGNLLAFEDVSRVMRGDKLTSLQAVKNFILNDYLLRDNTELTFGKGILDTYVFTTYEPLRTPDWAVVIELPLIEAYDPVIQKLKLSLLSLLFIFVLAFVAGLYLSKRITKPVIELRDATLAISQGNLDSRIEVVSNNEIGELAAGFNQMVTDLKRTTVSRDALLEEISVRKKTEAALSLAKQEAEQASQSKSNFLANMSHEIRTPMNGILGMAGLLIETDLTLQQRQFAQTVCNSANALLTVINDILDYSKVEAGKLELDIVDFDLRNTLEDLTDVLAIPAQKKQLEFSTILHHKVPVNLMGDPGRIRQILVNLGNNAIKFTNKGNVCIRCTAESESETEATIRISVSDTGIGIPKDRLDRLFKSFSQVDASTTRKYGGTGLGLAISKQLVEMMGGNIGVESNPGKGSTFWFVITLPKQSAQPAKQLPTNNLIAQKHILIVDGSSHNRAALKEQLLRMGCRVAVAADSQKALNKLSDAVQKQSPFDIAMLDSKLPKIDGDLLSRKIKMMESTKSTILISLSPIGKQVDSPMLEDYGFTGFLSKPIKQQMIINCINRVFGKPYDKAAISQASKTAATQPETATSNIPLRILLAEDNRVNQKVAQFTLRKLGYEIDIVSNGVEALSAIQNDVYDLVLMDVQMPEMDGMTATAEIRKLDSGKRHIPIIAMTAHAMKGDREKCIAAGMNDYTSKPIKPAELKDKIEKWGSISKAISVD, from the coding sequence ATGAAATCCAGAAGTTTAACAGTTACCCTTGCAATCGCTTTTTTGGGATTGAGTCTGATAGTTTTGTTTGTATCCATCGTTAGCGACATTTTTTTTAGCCTTAAAACCCAAAATATTGCCATAGCGGATAAACAGCAACGCATCGCCCAAAATGCGTCATTTATCGTAAAAAGTTTTGTTCAAGATAAGTTGAATTTGCTGGATGCAACTGTCTCATTAACCAATCTTTCCGCAAACGAACAATCTGAAAAAAAGCTGATTTTGGAACGGTTGTTGGGAAAAGAGCACTCTTTTCATAGCATAACGCTTTCCGATCCGCAGGGTAACGAAATTATCGGTGTTTCACGCCAATCAAAAATGGTTCCCATCAAAATTACCGAGGAATTAAGTTCTATTCAAATGCGTTTGCGGTTGGGAAAACCGTTCGTCGGTCAGGTGCATATTGATGAAATAACTTGCGAACCGATGTTGCTGGTTGGTGTCGCTGTAATAGATATTTTTGGCGATTTTACCGGCATGCTCATTGCGGAAACCAATCTAAAATTTATGTGGGATCTGGTTGGGAATATTCAGGTAGGAACGGATGGCGTAGCGTTTGTTGTCGATCGTGCTGGCAACCTGCTGGCGTTTGAGGATGTTAGCCGGGTGATGAGAGGAGATAAACTGACCAGCCTGCAGGCGGTCAAAAATTTTATACTCAACGATTATTTACTCAGGGACAATACGGAATTAACCTTTGGCAAAGGTATTCTCGATACCTACGTTTTTACCACGTACGAACCGCTGCGCACACCGGATTGGGCGGTAGTTATCGAATTGCCCTTAATTGAAGCATACGATCCGGTTATTCAAAAACTGAAATTATCGCTATTGAGCCTGTTGTTTATTTTTGTTTTGGCATTTGTTGCAGGTTTGTATTTGTCCAAAAGAATTACCAAACCGGTTATCGAATTGCGGGATGCCACCCTGGCCATTAGTCAGGGAAATTTGGATTCTCGAATTGAAGTTGTTTCAAACAATGAAATAGGGGAGCTTGCAGCCGGTTTTAATCAGATGGTAACCGACCTGAAACGGACAACCGTTTCCAGAGATGCATTGCTGGAAGAGATTTCGGTTCGTAAAAAAACAGAAGCCGCGCTCAGCCTGGCAAAGCAGGAAGCGGAACAGGCGTCGCAATCCAAAAGCAATTTTTTAGCCAACATGAGCCACGAAATCCGGACACCGATGAATGGTATTCTGGGAATGGCCGGTTTGCTGATCGAAACAGATTTAACCCTCCAGCAACGCCAGTTTGCCCAAACGGTGTGTAATAGCGCCAACGCTTTATTAACGGTCATCAACGATATTCTGGATTATTCCAAAGTAGAAGCCGGAAAACTGGAACTGGATATCGTCGATTTCGATTTGCGCAACACGCTGGAAGATTTGACCGATGTGCTGGCGATTCCCGCGCAAAAGAAACAATTGGAATTCTCCACAATTCTGCATCACAAAGTACCGGTCAACCTGATGGGTGATCCGGGACGGATTCGTCAGATTTTGGTGAATTTGGGCAACAACGCTATCAAATTCACGAATAAAGGGAATGTTTGCATTCGTTGCACAGCGGAATCCGAAAGCGAAACAGAAGCAACCATTCGCATCAGCGTAAGCGATACGGGCATCGGAATTCCCAAAGACCGGCTGGACAGATTGTTCAAATCGTTCTCGCAGGTGGATGCATCCACAACTCGAAAATATGGCGGCACCGGTTTGGGATTGGCAATTTCCAAACAGCTTGTGGAAATGATGGGCGGCAATATTGGTGTGGAAAGCAATCCCGGAAAAGGGTCGACATTCTGGTTCGTAATTACATTGCCAAAACAATCCGCGCAACCGGCGAAACAATTACCGACAAATAACCTGATTGCCCAAAAACACATTTTGATTGTCGATGGAAGTTCGCATAATCGCGCAGCGCTAAAAGAACAGCTATTAAGAATGGGATGTCGCGTAGCCGTTGCTGCGGACAGCCAGAAAGCACTCAACAAGCTGTCCGATGCTGTTCAAAAACAATCCCCGTTCGATATCGCCATGTTGGATTCCAAATTACCCAAAATCGATGGCGATTTGTTAAGCCGCAAAATTAAAATGATGGAGTCGACCAAATCTACAATATTAATTTCGTTAAGCCCCATCGGAAAGCAAGTTGATTCGCCGATGTTGGAAGATTACGGATTTACAGGATTCCTGAGCAAGCCCATCAAACAACAGATGATCATTAATTGCATCAACCGGGTTTTCGGAAAACCGTATGATAAAGCGGCAATTTCGCAGGCGTCCAAAACCGCTGCAACGCAGCCGGAAACTGCTACTTCCAATATCCCGCTGCGAATTTTGCTCGCGGAGGATAATCGTGTGAACCAAAAAGTGGCTCAGTTTACCTTGCGCAAATTGGGTTACGAAATTGATATTGTTTCGAACGGTGTGGAGGCGTTGTCGGCGATTCAAAATGATGTGTACGATCTGGTGTTGATGGATGTGCAAATGCCCGAAATGGACGGAATGACCGCCACCGCAGAAATTCGCAAACTGGATTCCGGGAAACGGCACATTCCCATCATCGCGATGACTGCCCACGCAATGAAAGGCGACCGGGAAAAGTGCATCGCCGCAGGGATGAACGATTACACATCCAAACCCATAAAACCCGCAGAATTGAAAGATAAAATCGAAAAGTGGGGATCAATCAGCAAAGCGATTTCCGTTGATTGA